One Catharus ustulatus isolate bCatUst1 chromosome 2, bCatUst1.pri.v2, whole genome shotgun sequence genomic window carries:
- the LOC116992282 gene encoding uncharacterized protein LOC116992282 — MMQLDILMMATYFTHFAASSRPQLSVMQYPQDANVLLNSTVWMLCVFEYPSEEKEEPVVYWRKGPECHNQPSLQTSPSTGGAQVQITKDILRGFSILKLSNIDQNASNSYFCDVMLTEKIQGKCGNGTKLTVHDLKCKDCTTSEKIWWGWFLLLGYTIFVTTVLIAFGIHQCHTKSKNKLRNTDSSVTMQSEWIYHQPLRPVNNGFSQEYEDMSVIRTLCDTGREMI, encoded by the exons ATGATGCAACTTGATATATTAATGATGGCAACTTACTTCACTCACTTTGCTG ccagcagcaggccACAGCTTTCGGTCATGCAATACCCTCAAGATGCCAATGTGCTCCTCAACTCCACGGTGTGGAtgctgtgtgtgtttgagtACCCCagtgaggagaaggaggagccAGTCGTGTACTGGAGGAAAGGTCCTGAATGCCACAACCAGCCGAGTCTCCAGACGAGCCCCAGCACAGGCGGGGCACAGGTGCAGATCACAAAAGACATCCTCAGAGGATTCTCCATCTTAAAGCTGAGCAACATCGACCAGAATGCCAGTAACTCCTATTTCTGTGATGTGATGCTAACAGAGAAAATACAAGGCAAATGTGGAAATGGCACTAAACTGACTGTGCATG ATTTGAAATGCAAAGACTGTACAACATCAGAAAAGATCTGGTGGGGTTGGTTCCTTCTTCTTGGATATACCATCTTTGTCACCACAGTTCTCATAGCTTTTGGT ATTCACCAGTGCCATACAAAGAGCAAGAATAAGCTGAGAAATACAGACAGCAGTGTTACCATGCAAAGTGAATGGATTTATCACCAGCCATTAAGACCAGTTAATAATGGGTTTAGTCAAGAATATGAAGATATGTCTGTAATAAGAACTCTATGTGACACAGGACGGGAGATGATATGA